The genomic region GCATCGTCCGCCACCAGCTCGTTCCCTATGCAGACCACTATTGCGCTGTCGTTTTGAAGACGCATCGTTCACCCACCGATTCAGGAACCGACTTGACCGGGCGGCAGAGGAGCCCGTTCGCGATCCCGTCGAGATAGTAATGGAACAGGCGGCAGAGGGACTCGCCGGGCTCCTGTTTCCTCAGCCGGCACATCTCCCTCAGGATGCACCTGTCGAAGAGCAGCCGATTTTCCTCCAGGGAAAACTCGAACCCCGCCTGCATCTGCCGGGAAAGCGCCTCGATCACCTTTTCCAGGGTCGGCTCCGGTATTTCCAGCGGCAGCTTCTTCGCCGTGTCCCTCCCGGCGATCCTCCCCACCGGTGCAGTGTTCCCGCCCATGATGTTGTCGATGGTGCTGGCGAAGGCATCCAAGAGGAACGCCACCTCGTTGCGCGCCTTGTCGTAATCCTCGGCGGTCAGGTCGACGCTGTAGTTCTGGTCGCTCGTGTTCATAGGAATTTCCCCATCTTCCTGCAGAACTCCTCGTCCCGGTAGAAGTTCTTGACCAGGTGGAAGTCGCGGTGGGTGATCGCGCCGGAAGGGCAGATGTAGGCGCAGGAAAGGCAGGCGATGCAGTCTTCGGCGTGGTCGACGCTGCAAAGCCTTTTCTCCTCATCCAGTTTGAACACCTTGGTGGGGCAGATGTCGATGCACAGCTCGCACCCCCGGCAGGACTGCTCGTGTACCATGATCTCAACTGGCATCTCTTACCTCCGAAGGGTCTTGACCGTCTCGGCGCCCCGCCTGACCGCTATCTCCAGCGGCATCCGCCCGAGGGCGTGGGTGGCGCAGGAGAGGCAGGGGTCGTAGCAGCGGATGCTGAACTCGACGGCGTTCAGGAGCGCCCGGTCGTCGGGGCGGTCGATCACGTGGGACTGGGCGGACTGCTCGATGGAGCGGTTGATGAGGGAGTAGTTCTGCTGGGTCGCGACGATCAGGTTTGCCGCACGCACGATCCCCCGCTCGTCGATCTGGTAGTCGTGGATCAGCGTTCCCCGCGGCGCCTCGACGTGCCCCACTCCCCTCCCCCCCTGGAAGCGGACCGGGACCCGGGTCTCGCCGCCGATCGCCTTGTCGCGCAGGATCTCTCCCGCCCGCTCGACGGCCCATACGATCTCGATCAGCTTGGCGTAGGTCTGGAACACGGTGGTGTGGCAGGGAGCCCCGCCGAGGCGGGCGAACTCGGCGAACTCGGCGTCGGCGAGCTCGGTCCCGAAGCGGCGCGCCGCGTTCATCCGGGCCATGGGCCCCACCCGGTAGTCGTGCAGCTCGCCGTCGAGTTCCACCTGCACCTTCTTCATGTAGGACCACTCCACCACGGACTCGCGCAGGTACCGGTCGTAATCCTCGATGCCGAACTCGACACGGGTGGCGCCGGTATCGTCGATGACGCGGAGCTTCCCCGCGATCAGGGAGACCCCTTCATCCTGCACTGTTCCCATGCCGAAGCTGGGTACGATCCACTTCTCCCCCATCTCCGGGTGCGCCTCCAGCGCCCGCATCAGGAGCCCCTTCACCGCCGGAACCACCTGCGGCAGCACCCCTCGCGCCTCGTCCACCCACTCCTTGAGCGCCTTTAGCTTCTCCTGGTCGAGGGTAAAGGCGATGCCGCCGGCAACCGAGGTCACCGGGTGCGTCCCCCTCCCCCCCACCATCTCGTTGATCTTCTGGCCGATGCTCCGCAGGCGCAGCGCGAGTTTCGCGAGCTCCGGGTTCGCCTGCACGATACCCACGATGTTCCGGACCCCCGGGTCCGCGTCGAGCCCGAGTACCAGGTCCGGCCCCTGGAGCACGAAGATGGACAGCGAGTGCGAGTGGATGATGTGCCCAAGGTACATCAGCTCCCGCAAAAGGAGCGCTGCCGGGGGGGGCGTGACCCCTGCCGCGTGGTCCAGAGCGTTACAGGCGGCAATGTGGTGCGCCGTGGGGCAGACCCCGCAGATGCGGGCAGTCACGTGCGGCATCCGGTCCGCCTCCATCCCGATCAGGATCTTCTCGAAGCCGCGCAGCTCGTTCACCACAAGCCCCGCGCTTTCCAGCGCCCCGGCCTCGTCCAGGTTGATGAACACCTTCGCGTGCCCCTCGATCCGGGTCACCGGGTCTATCTTCAAAGTTCGCTTCATCGGCATCCCCCGGCCTCGTAATCCGCCTGCTCGTCCTCGATCCAGCGCTTGATCTGAAAGGTGGGCTTGCAGCCGATCATCGAGGCGGCCATGGTGTAGGAGTAATGGGACTTGGAGGAGCGCTCGATCGAGCTGACGATCTCGTCCCGGTCTATCTTGGTGAGCCGCGACATGCGGTCGGCGATCTCGGTCCTGATGTCGCGGTTGGGTTCGGTGAGGATCTGCATGGTGGCCCCGGCGCAGCCGGTGCAGGGGACGCCGTTGGTGGGACAGGGGGCGAGGCAGCGGTCGATGGTAACCGACCCCATGCAGGTGTACCCCTGGCTCAGGAAGCAGCGCTCCGGGTCGGGGATCCCGTCGAAGCTCGACCTGATTTCGGAGACCTCGGTCTTCTCCATGCTCCGCTTGCACTTGGCGCAGACCGAGCGGCGGCTTACTTCCGGCTCCCTTCCCGCAACGAGGGCGGTCAGCGCCTCGAAGATGAAGGCCGGGTGCGGCGGGCAGCCGGGAAGGTAGAAGTCGACCGGGATCACGGTGTCCAGAGGCGAAACCACAGATTCGAGCGGCGAGACCTCGCGGTTTGGGGGGGGAGCGGGAATCGTGGTCTTGTTCTCCAGGTAGACCGCCGCCGCTATCTCCTCCGGGGTATGGATATTCCCCGCCCCCGCCGGGCCGCCAAAGACGGCGCAGGAGCCCCAGGCGATGACGATGTCGCAGGATTCGCGCATCTTGAGGGCTGCGTGCCGGTCGTGCTCGTTGCGTATGGCGCCCGACACCAGCCCGACAGTCGCGGGGGGGTACCCCTTGATGTCGGTCAGCACCGGGCAGCGCTGGATGCGCACCGCCTCCAGCACGTTCAGGATCTTCTCGTGCAGGTCGACAATGGCGACGTGGCACCCGGAACAGTCGCTCAGCCACTCCGTGTTGACGGTAACTTCACCCATGAAACCCTCCCGGCGCAAAGACTATGGATTTCGTACCACGAGCTTCTTGTAACAGGCGTTCTCGCCGGCGTGCACGATCTCCAGGGACGACTCGCGCCCCATGATGTTCTGGAGCGCACCGGCGAAGAAGCCGTACATCATGTTGCAAAGCGATCCCTTCTGGACGTGCCCGAAGCGAAACAGCGACTGGCGGATCATGCAGTCCCGGAAGACCAGCATCACCTCCAGCCCCTCCTCCCCCTGCCGCACCATTTCCTTTTGATCGTGGGTCTTGAACGGCTCGAAGAGCCAGAGGTAGTCGTTTTGCTCCAGGACCCGCCTGGTCGCCGCCAGCGCCTCGTCTATCTCCCCGGTCCTCGGGACCCCCTGCGAAAGCTTCTTCCCCAGGTTCACCCCGGCAAGGTACGAGATGTTGCCGGCCGATTCGCCTATGGCCTGTTCCGTTCCCGACGCTATGGCCCCGAGAAAGACCATCGCGTCCTGCAGGGCCAGCCTGTCGTTGCTTTTTGTCTCCATGGAGTGCTCCTCAAGCTAAATGCTTCAGATTCATGACCACGACGAGCCTTGGTCCCAGCGACAGGATCCCTTCCATCCAGGGCTCCGACCCAACCTCCAGCGGGGGGAGGATGTCCCCCCTTGCCACCCGGATCACGTCGGTCACCTCGTCGATGACAAAACCGGTAAGCACCCCGGCGAAATCCATCACCGCGATGCAGTTCGACTCTTCCACCGCACTGTCGGGGAGGCCGAACCTCTTCTTCAAGGACACTATGGGCACGATGCTCCCTCTGAGGTCGATCACCCCTTCCACGTGGCTCGGGGCGTTGGCCAACTTGGTGACGTCGGTCAAGTCCACGATCTCGCGGACGTCCATGACGTCGACGCCGTACTCCTCGCTCCCGAGGAGGAAGGTGACCATCTGGATATCGGCGGCTGACGAGGTAGTTTTCAAACTATCCCCCTGTCTGTGCTGCGGGAAAAATTGGATGCTCTGTCTTTGGCTTCGGGTATCTCAAAGTCAGTTGAAGAGATGGCGGGGAGAATGACTGCCGGGAGGCAAACTGAAACGGCGTTCGGCAAATGAGATATGGGGGACTTATCGGGAGCGATTTGCCTTACTTAAATTTTATTTTTTAACAGGAACAGATAATTTGAGGCTTAAAATGCCCAATCCCGCCATTCCGTATACGGGATAATTCGAAGCAGAACCTTCGGTTTCTCCCGTACGGGTTCAGCAGTCGTACATTTGCTTCACGTAAGCCTGACTTGGCAAAAGCAAAATTAAAGAAAGGCCCAAAGGCTTTGCGCCTCTGGGCCTTCATTTTGTCACTGCGGCCGGTCTGCGAAACAGCGGTTAATTTGTTACAGCACCCATTTCACCATGACCTGCGGCGCGTACTCGTTGATGCCGCTGAAACCGTACTTGTTGCGCCAGTAGATGAACTCGGTCCCCACGAAGAGGTTGCCCGGCGAGCCCCAGAATTTGCCGGCGTCGAGCAAAAGGCGCGGTTGGGCGTCGATGTTGAAGGCGGAGTTCCCTTCGCTCCCGGCGATATCGATGAACCCTTCGCAGACGAAGTTCGCCTTGCCGATGTTGAACGGGACCTGCCATGCCGGGGTCACCTGGTAGGTGACACCTTCCTTGTCCATGCTGTTGCGCACGTACAGGTTCAAGTCCGCGAAGTTGAACTTGGGGAGGTTGAGGCTCAAGCCCATGCCGTAGAGGTAGTTGTGGAATCCCCCGCCCGACGGGTAGGTGCCCACCTCCAGGGTGCCGGCCAGGAGCACGTCCTTGATCAGCGGAGCGGAGAGGTCCAGCCCGGTGATCTTTCCGAGGCTGAGCCTCGGGGAGATCTCGCCGTACAGGGAGATGTCGTCTTCGGTGGGATTGGTGATGTCTACGAAGAGGAAGTTGTCGCCGTACTTCCAGGCGTCGGCATGTTCGATGGTGATGGTGGCCTGGTTGTTGTCCTTCTCTCCAGTCGGCGCGATCCTGAAGTTGTCGCCCCAAAGGTACTGGAGGTTCGTTTCCTGCCACAGCGCCGCTCCGGCGCTCGCCTTTTCGGGCGCGGCAAACGGCAGCAGCAGGGCTACTGCCAAGGTAACGGTTTTCAGGCTTCTGGACAGGGAACTGCGGATGGATCTTTTCATCAGGTGCTCTCTCCTTTGGATTCCATGCTTGCTCTGCTGCAAAAGGCGGCTGAAACTAGCACATTTTTCGGTTTGATTCACCTTTTTTTGGTCACATTAAACAAAGGCAACACTCCTCCTGCACGGCCGTCGACAGGCACATCGGTATACAAACATGGCAAAAGGCTGCGGCTATGCTAGCATTCAAAGGTCTTTGACTGAATGAGACTTTAAAAGCAGGAGCTTTGAATGCTGACAATGCAGGAAATAAAGAGCCACTACTACTTCACCGATACCGATGCGAAGCTTCTGGAAGAGTTGCTTCCCCTGGCCCGGCAGAACTGCGAGGCCATGGTTGAGGAATTCTACGGTTACCTTTTGAAGATTCCGGAGACCGCCGCATTCCTGCGGGATCCCAAGGATCTCCAGAAACTGCGCCAGACCCACGCGCAGTGGTTCCTGTCGCTTTTCTGCGGCAGGTACGACAACGGCTACATGATCACGCTGCAGGGGATCGGACAGGCGCATGTGCGGATCAAGGTGAGCGCGCATTACGTTAATGCGGCGATGAACGTGGTGCGCAGGTTTCTCATCGAGCTGCTCCAGGCGAACTTCCCGGAGATCGAGGCCCGACGCAAGTACCGCATCGCGGTGGAGAAGATCCTCGACATAAACCTCGACATCATGAGCACCTCGTATCAGGAGGAGGAACTGCGCAAGGTGTTCGTCTCGCACCGGCTGGAATCGAAGTTGATCCACGCCGCCGAACGCTTCACCTACGGCCTCAACCTCATTCTGGTCGTGGCGCTGATCATCGTGTCATTGTCGGTAGTGGGCTTGTTTTTCTGGGACCTGGTGCACGTATTCAGCGGGAGCATGGAGAAGGGGATCCTGTCGGCGCTGGGTTCTTTGCTCATCCTCTGGATGATGATCGAGTTGATGGATAACGAGATCAAGACGCTCAAAGGAGGCAAGTTCAACATCCTCATCTTCATCGGGGTGATCATCGTGGCACTGATCCGCGAGATCCTGATCTCGACGCTGCGCCACGACGCCCTGGAAACGCAGGCGTTCCTGGCCGGGACCCTGCTCATCCTGGGTATAGTCTACTTCCTTGTGGCCAAAAGCCAGAACGGCAACATCCACTAGGGTCGCACCCTCAAGATCCCTGGAACCGCAAAAGGAAAGGGCACCTAAGCCGGTGCCCTTTTCTTTGCGCGTTTTCAATTCCTTTCCAGCTTTACCCCACATCCTGCTTTTTCCGGGGCTCGCCGCCGTTTTTCGCATCCACCGCCGCCCCTGTCACTGCCTGAACCAGCTTTTTGCAGGTGGAGACGAGCTTCGACAACTTGCCATCCTCGCCGTAGATCTTGTCGTAGAAGATGTTCTCCATGACATGCATCCTGGCTATAGGCGTCTTTGCCTTTCTGAGCTGCATATCGATGGTCCATTGCAACTGCTGGAGCCTCAGGCTCTGTTCGGGGGTCCTCGCTGTGCAGGCTGTTTTGATGGCCTCTGCTGCGAGCTGATCGAACAGAGCAGGATTTTCCTGGTACAGCCTGCGCATTTCAGCTGGAGTGTAAAGACTCAGGAGAGATTTAGTACTCATGGCATCCTCCGTCGTACCCCTCGACTCTGTATCGGGTATCAGGGTAACACGTACAGAAGCATTTATTTCCTCTAACTCTGCCTCAATAAAGAAATTAATGCCAGCATTTTCGCATACTCCTACCAGGCTGCGCAGCTTATTGATAAATCGCCGGTTCAGCCCGGTCTTCGCGCTTGGACGCCTGGCAATTAAAATAACCTATTGCGCAGAAGGCGACTTCGGTTTATATTCCCGCACCGCCTACGGGAATTTTGGCACAGGGTGCGTCGCAGGATTGCCAGGCGGCGGCCAATTCATCACAGGAGGGGAAAAGATGCCTGATTGCGAACTTCTTTCCGGTTGCATCTTCTTCAACGACCGGATGGCGAACATGCCTTCTACCAGCAACGTCTTCAAAATGATGTACTGCAACGACAATTTCGAAGGGTGCGCGCGCTATACCGTCCGCAAGGAGGCCGGCAAGGAAAACGTGCCGGAAGACCTCTTCCCGAACCAGATGGACAGGGCCAAGCAGATCCTCAACAAAGGTTGACGTCCGCTTTGGGGAAGTAGTATTGGAAGTCGAAGGCCGCGGTAGACCCGGGGCCTTTTTTCATGGGGCAGCCGCAGGGTTATGAAGCGGCCAGTTGGAAAGGTAAGAAGATGGTTTCAAAAGAACACGACCACATGAAGCGGAGAGCGGCGCGGTTCTCGGTGCTCTCCAACACCTTGCTGGTGGCCGCGAAACTCGTGGTCGGCCTCGTCTCCGGTTCCGTTTCTGTGCTTTCCGAGGCGATTCACTCCGGCATCGACCTCGTCGCCGCCGTCATCGCTTGGTACTCGGTGCGGGAGTCGGCGAAGCCCGCCGACGACGATCATCATTTCGGCCACGGCAAAATCGAGAACGTCGCCGGCACCATCGAGGCTCTCCTGATCTTCGGCGCCGCCTTCTACATCATCTACGAGGCGGTCCACAAGCTGAAGACGGGGGTGGTCGTCGTCGAGAACCTGGGGCTCGGCGCCTCGGTAATGGCCGTCTCGGCCGTCGCCAACTACCTGGTGTCCCGGCACCTGCTTAACGTCGCCGCGGCCACCGACTCGGTAGCGCTCGAAGCCGACGCCATGCACCTGCGTACCGACGTCTACACCTCGGCCGGCGTCCTTGGAGGTCTTGTCCTCATCAAGCTGACCGGGATAGCCCTCCTCGACCCGATAGTCGCCATCGTGGTCGCCCTCATGATCATCAAGGCAGCCTGGGACCTCACGAAGAGCGCCTTTTTCCATATCCTGGACGTGAAACTGCCCGAGGACGAGGAAGCCGTGATCCACGATGCGCTGGAGAACCACCGCCAGCAGTTCATCGAGTACCACAAGCTGCGCACGCGCAAGTCGGGTCACCTCCGGCATATCGACATGCATCTGGTGGTCCCCAGACAGATGACGGTCGAAAGCGGCCATGCGCTAAGTCACGAGATCTCCGCGGATATCGAGAAGAACCTCGCGTACAGTCACGTCCTGGTCCACATAGAGCCCTGCCCAGGGGGCTGCGACAGATGCGCCATCGAGTGCCCCAAAGTGAGCTAGCAAGCTGACGGATGTGACGGGGAGAGAAACGGGAGGGGGGCGCGAGGCAGGAGACAGTTGTTGCGACACTTCCAAGGGGCGGGGTCATCTGCCTGGGACGCCGACCCCGCAAGTGAAGATCTCGAGGTACTGACGCACCAGCAGTTCGTCCTTTTCCGGAGTATGGTTGATCAGGTTCTTGGTCGCCAGGCTGCTCAGGAAGAAATAATTGACCATCCCCGCCAGCGCCAGGGCCGCGTTGGTCGGGTCGACATCCTCCCTGAACTTCTTCTGCCGGATCCCCTCCTCGATCACCCCGGCCATGGTCACGATCACCTCATCTATAACCGGCATTACCAAAGGCTCGAAAAAAGGCGTGGGGTTGGTCAACTCGCTCGTATAAAAGCGCAGCAGGTACGGGTTGTTCCTGTGACGCCGAAAGGTCCAAAGCAGATAGCTCTCCACCATCGCCACCGGGTCCGTCACGCGCTCCCTGATCTCGTGGATCTCCTTGAAGCAGTCGAACTGCTGCCGCAACACCTCCTGGTAGAGCCCTTCCTTGCTGCCGAAATGGTAGGAAATCATCGAGATGCTGGTCCCCGCCGCCAGCGACAGTTCCCGGATACTCACGCCGTGCAGCCCCTTCTCCGAGAACAGCCGTGTTCCCACCTCCATAAGCTTCTTGTGGCACTCAGTTTTTTCCATGACGACTCCGGCAGATAGGGTATTGGGGCGTAGAGAGTAGCAAAATCGCGAGGGAAATACCAATTTTATTGCAAACAAAACGGCGTGCTGTTATGTTGTATTCGAACGAACGTTCGACACTAAACGCGCTGGAAACACGCGAAATAGCTAATCAGGAGGGAAGATGTCCGAATTGCACAGCAGAATCAGGAAGTCCAGCCTTCACGCCAGGATCAAGCCGGTGGATGATGTTATCCCCATGTTCAAGAACGGGATGAACGTAGGTTGGTCCGGGTTCACCCCAGCAGGGTACCCGAAGATGGTCCCCATTGCGCTCGCGGACCACGTGGAAAAGAACCAGCTGCAGGGAAAATTGAGGTTCAACCTTTTCATCGGCGCCTCCGTCGGTGTCGAGACCGAGGACCGCTGGGCCTCCCTGGACATGATCGACCGCCGCTGGCCCTACCAGACCGGGAAGAACATCCAGGCCGGCATCAACGAGGGGCGCATCCGCATGGGTGACAAGCACCTCTCCATGTTCGCCCAGGACCTGGGCTATGGCTTCTACACCAAGGACAACGGCGGCCGGCTCGACATCGCGATCATAGAGTGCTCTGCGATAACCGAAAACGGCGACCTGGTGCTCACCGCCTCCTGCGGCGCCGTTCCTGAGATCGTGCAGATCGCCGACAAGATCATCATCGAGATCAACACCTCGATCCCGAGCTTTGAGGGTCTGCACGACATCGTCGAGCCGATCGCTCCCCCTAACCGCCTCCCCTACCTGATCTGCCGCGTCGACGACCGTGCCGGCTCCCCCTACGTCCGTGTTGACAACGACAAGATCGTCGCCATCGTCGAGTCCAACCGCCCCGACAACGGCCGCGCCTTCAGCGAGCAGGACGACACCTCCGAAGCCATCGCCAACAACATCATCGAGTTCTTCTCCAACGAGGTGAAGCTGGGAAGGCTGCCGAAAAACCTGCTGCCGCTGCAGTCCGGCGTAGGCTCCATCGCCAACGCCGTCATCGGGGGTCTGGCCAACGGCCCGTTCTCCGGCCTCAAGGTCTGGACCGAGGTGCTGCAGGACACCATGCTCGACTTCTTCGACTCCGGCAAGCTCGACTTCGCCTCCACCGTCTCGCTCTCCTTCTCGGTCGACGGCTTCAAGCGCTTCTACGACAACTGGGACAAGTACAGCGACAAGGTGATGATGCGTCCGCTCTCCATCGCCAACCACCCCGAGCCGATCCGCCGCCTGGGCTGCATCGCGATGAACACCCCGGTGGAGTTCGACATCTACGCTCACGCTAACTCCACGCTGGTCGGCGGGACCCGCATGATCAACGGCATCGGCGGTTCCGGCGACTTCCTCAGGAACGCGTACCTCTCCATCATGCACACCCCGTCGGCGCGTCCGACCAAGACCGACCCGACCGGCATCACCTGCGTCGTGCCGCACGTGCCGCACGTCGACCACACCGAGCACGACCTGGACGTGCTGGTCACCGAGCAGGGTCTCGCCGACCTGCGCGGCCTCGACCCGAAAAGCCGCGCCAAGCTCATCATCGAGAAGTGCGCACACCCCGACTACAAGCCGCTTTTGCAGGATTACTTCGAGCGCGCGGCCAAGGACTGCCTGGGGAGAAAGGCCGGCCACGAGCCGCAGCTTCTCGACCGCGTCTTCAAGATGCAGGTGAACCTGGCCCAGAAAGGGACCATGAAGATCGACAGCTGGGACATCTAGGTTCAAGTCATCAGTCGACAAATGACGGCAGGGGGGTCTTAGACCTCCCTGTCGTTTTTTTTTGCACCGAGGATCGGCAAAATGTTTGACGAGCGTGGTGCAAAAGGGTTAAATCACACGATTTAGAAGGAGGATCCGTAATGGCAAGCAAGATCGATCCGGCGACCCTGGAATCCGGCAGCGCCATCTCGATGCTGAAGACGCTGAACATCCAGCTGAAGGAGATCGGGGTGAGCCACGCCTTGATGGAGGTGACGGTCTCCGATATCCATAAGAACTACCTTGGCGGCGCGCACGGCGGGCTGATCGCTACGCTCATCGACACGGTTTCCTTTTTCCCGAAGCCGCTGCTTCCCTCCGGCAAGCCATGCACGACCACCAACTTAAGCGTCAACTATCTTCGGCCCGCCGCTGTGGGCGATCAACTGACCGCCCGCGCTGAACTATTGCACCTGGGACGCAGGATGGCGAGCGTCGCAGTGACGGTAAAGAACCAGCATGGAAAGCTGGTAGCCCACGGCACGACGACGCTCATGATCGAGCCTTAGCTCTCTCGATGCCACTGGAGCACCACCGGTTCCCCTTCCCTGGAACTTGTGCGAACGGCGCCTCAAGCAATGTCATAGCCCCGTCTGGAGAGCTGGATCAGCAGCGGCCTTTCAGGCTATAAGCGTTGCCATCTTTTTGTACAGTGTGCCGCGAGCTTTGTTCCTGGCACCGGTTGCCTTTTTCGACACGCGAGCAGCAGTTGCAGCCCCCGACCGAAGTATCTTATTTCCGCATCTCTTAAGTTGAACAGTACAGAGAAAGCTTAAGCTGTAATCAACGAATACGTACTAGCTAAAATTTTTGCTATCATCTTTCGATTTCAGTGGTAGACTTCCCAAGATGAAACTTCATGCCCTTTTAATACAATCCATCCTTTTCGTCCTCATTTGGTGTTCATCGGCAGCCGCCATTGGACCTGAGAGGCTCGTCTACGACGTCAGCTGGTCCGGTCTTAATGCCGGGTCGGCCGTCCTCGAGGTGGCAGCGCAGGGGGACGACTTCCACATCCTCAACACCATCACCTCGAACTCCTTCGTCTCGGTCTTCTTTCGCATCGACGACAGGTCCGAATCCGTTGTCACCCGTACCGTAAAACCGAAATCGTTCCGGGAGAAGATAAGCGAGGGAAGGTTCCGCGCCCACAGGGAGGCGACCTTCAACTTCACCAGCCTCAAGGCAGAGAGCAAGGATTTGCTCAGCAACACGGTCAAGCGCGCCGACATCACTGCAAGGACCTACGACAACCTCTCCAGCATCTATTTCCTGCGCTCCCACCAACTGGCGCCGGGACAAACCATCTCCTTTGACATCTATGACACGAAGCAGCTATGGAAAGCCGAGGCAAAGGTCGTACACCGCGAGGAGATAACCACCCCGCGAGGGAAGATCAAGACCATCGTGGTAACGTCGCAACTGACCCGGGACGGTGTCCATGCCAAGGTCGGCAACCCTACCTTCTGGTTCACCGACGACAGCCAGCACATCCCCGTGCGCATCAAGACCCAGTTGAAGGTCGGCGAAATCACCCTGACCCTGGCGCGCGAGAAGTAGCGCCGTCCCCACTTGCCTTTTGCAGCTGGAGTGAACACAAAAAGGGGAGCCCTGACTATTCAGTCGAGGCTCCCCTTCTCTTTCAATCTATAGATCTATCTTCCTAGTTGCGTCTGCCGT from Citrifermentans bremense harbors:
- a CDS encoding PaaI family thioesterase → MASKIDPATLESGSAISMLKTLNIQLKEIGVSHALMEVTVSDIHKNYLGGAHGGLIATLIDTVSFFPKPLLPSGKPCTTTNLSVNYLRPAAVGDQLTARAELLHLGRRMASVAVTVKNQHGKLVAHGTTTLMIEP
- a CDS encoding DUF3108 domain-containing protein → MKLHALLIQSILFVLIWCSSAAAIGPERLVYDVSWSGLNAGSAVLEVAAQGDDFHILNTITSNSFVSVFFRIDDRSESVVTRTVKPKSFREKISEGRFRAHREATFNFTSLKAESKDLLSNTVKRADITARTYDNLSSIYFLRSHQLAPGQTISFDIYDTKQLWKAEAKVVHREEITTPRGKIKTIVVTSQLTRDGVHAKVGNPTFWFTDDSQHIPVRIKTQLKVGEITLTLAREK